From a single Hydrogenispora ethanolica genomic region:
- a CDS encoding HD domain-containing protein, with protein MKIALIDDFDGDPDLLRLLIRHARSRGADHVWTDAPLATGCSPNAVLDLIRAGQVSGLLTESDIRVIKARQRSNKLRQSDDPEGWLLARWVYDLLTPENRRQLRLLTRSVRLRAGMLRLLWLNPGEPDPASLSDEALFNLARRADTDIMIGRFGPEPFLKKLHHLQIINPGRPEAAPGWLVYPLVSIRGQNVNLKHQRVRIPAPLRSRPKAWALPALPPLWNGLIDSGRRRPPIRSNVAPVKPARPHCAFPGPEEDSWQTVLEFATGFLCDREELIAHSLQVTRLALILFDQLPFLHRLGAADRSRLQYAAMLHDIGKVAGPQAHHLSTLHIILHSRLLPFPEQERAVIGLIARYHRQAHPNPRHEGYGTLPAGLRQTVIMLAALLRLADGLDHSHRQAIHDLRCRDDGGTLRIDCRTALPAAGEPERALAKGDLFEKVFMRKLVIQWQIC; from the coding sequence ATGAAAATTGCTCTGATTGATGATTTCGACGGCGACCCCGATCTACTCCGGCTGTTGATCCGCCATGCCCGGAGCCGGGGAGCCGATCATGTCTGGACCGATGCGCCGCTCGCTACCGGCTGCTCTCCCAATGCCGTCCTCGACCTGATCCGCGCCGGGCAAGTCTCCGGCCTGCTCACAGAGTCCGACATCCGGGTCATCAAAGCCAGGCAGCGTTCGAACAAACTCCGCCAATCCGACGACCCCGAAGGCTGGCTGCTGGCACGTTGGGTCTATGACCTGCTGACGCCGGAAAACCGCCGCCAGCTCCGTTTGTTGACCCGCTCCGTCCGGCTGCGGGCCGGAATGCTCCGGCTCCTGTGGCTGAATCCGGGCGAACCGGACCCGGCTTCCTTGTCCGACGAGGCGCTGTTCAACTTGGCAAGGCGCGCCGATACTGATATAATGATCGGTAGATTCGGCCCGGAACCGTTCCTCAAGAAACTTCACCACCTGCAGATCATCAATCCCGGCCGCCCGGAAGCGGCGCCGGGATGGCTCGTTTATCCGCTGGTGAGCATCCGCGGCCAGAACGTGAATCTGAAGCACCAGCGCGTCCGGATCCCGGCTCCGCTTCGTTCGCGACCCAAGGCCTGGGCACTCCCGGCGCTGCCCCCGCTCTGGAACGGCTTGATTGATTCCGGGCGGCGGCGGCCGCCGATCCGGAGCAACGTTGCGCCGGTGAAGCCGGCCCGGCCCCATTGCGCCTTTCCCGGGCCGGAGGAAGATTCGTGGCAGACGGTTTTGGAGTTTGCCACCGGGTTCCTGTGCGACCGGGAAGAACTGATCGCCCATTCCCTGCAAGTGACCCGGCTGGCCTTGATACTCTTCGACCAATTGCCGTTCTTGCACCGTTTGGGCGCGGCGGACCGCAGCCGTTTGCAGTATGCGGCCATGCTCCATGATATCGGAAAGGTGGCCGGCCCGCAAGCCCATCACCTATCCACGCTGCATATCATCCTGCACAGCCGATTGCTTCCGTTCCCGGAGCAGGAACGGGCGGTCATCGGACTGATCGCCCGCTACCATCGGCAGGCTCATCCCAATCCGCGCCATGAGGGTTATGGAACGTTGCCGGCCGGGCTCCGGCAGACCGTCATCATGCTGGCGGCCCTGCTGCGCCTGGCCGACGGCCTGGACCACTCCCACCGCCAGGCCATCCACGACCTACGCTGCCGGGACGATGGCGGGACGCTGCGGATCGATTGCCGGACGGCACTGCCCGCTGCCGGCGAACCGGAACGGGCGTTGGCCAAAGGCGATCTTTTCGAGAAGGTTTTTATGAGAAAGCTGGTTATTCAATGGCAGATTTGTTGA
- a CDS encoding Ppx/GppA phosphatase family protein: protein MADLLKDPAGRRVGFIDIGTNSIRLLLVKHDPEYSYRVLTQQKETVRLGEGEFSDGRLQPEAMQRAILVCRKFTELAKAQGAEHLVAVATSATRDAVNRDEFLARLESEAGLRVQVISGREEARLIYLGICSGIHIGGRQAFFIDIGGGSTEVIAGDQHQYQYLDSLKLGAIRLTQTFLAGEKGPIAPARYGAIQEHVRHVAVRSLQQLRNYPLGLAYGSSGTIENLAEVTCRHFYKRRLQKDDTISTDQLSQVIRMLCALPLEERRKVDGLNPERADIIIGGAAIIETILQELRIAGFAVSERGLRDGLLLDYLARHHNQVPLRLQSVLKLGRSCGFDEPHAAKVAALALQLFDEAARLGLHGYDAAERELLEYAALLHDIGAFVSYTNHQAHSYYLVSNADLLGFNQEEIAIVAATAFYHRKAIPRKKHPQFAGLPKAAQKKVTVLSVLLRIAESLDRSHGGIIRRVGLAKGTADKVILQLEAEQDCHLELWGLQNHAAAFAEAFGRPLQIRVGGNSRP from the coding sequence ATGGCAGATTTGTTGAAAGACCCCGCCGGCCGGCGGGTCGGCTTTATCGATATCGGGACCAACTCCATCCGGCTCCTGCTAGTGAAGCATGATCCGGAGTATTCCTACCGGGTTCTCACCCAGCAGAAGGAGACGGTCCGGCTGGGAGAAGGGGAATTCAGCGACGGCCGGCTCCAGCCCGAAGCGATGCAGCGGGCGATCCTGGTCTGTCGCAAATTCACCGAGCTGGCCAAGGCCCAGGGCGCGGAACACCTGGTGGCCGTCGCGACCTCGGCCACCCGGGATGCGGTCAACCGCGATGAATTCCTGGCCCGGCTCGAGAGCGAGGCCGGCTTGCGAGTGCAAGTCATCTCCGGCCGGGAGGAAGCGCGCCTGATCTATTTGGGCATCTGCAGCGGCATCCACATCGGCGGCCGCCAGGCGTTCTTCATCGATATCGGCGGCGGCAGCACCGAAGTGATCGCCGGCGACCAGCACCAGTATCAGTACCTGGACTCCTTGAAGCTCGGAGCCATCCGCCTGACCCAAACCTTTCTGGCCGGTGAGAAAGGGCCGATCGCCCCGGCCCGCTACGGGGCCATTCAGGAGCACGTCCGGCACGTGGCGGTCCGTTCCCTGCAGCAGTTGCGCAACTACCCGCTGGGGCTGGCCTACGGCAGTTCGGGAACGATCGAGAACCTCGCCGAGGTGACGTGCCGTCATTTTTATAAACGCCGGCTCCAAAAAGACGACACCATCTCCACCGACCAGCTCAGCCAGGTAATCCGGATGCTTTGCGCGTTGCCGCTGGAAGAACGGCGCAAGGTCGACGGCTTGAACCCGGAGCGGGCCGATATCATCATCGGCGGCGCGGCGATCATCGAAACCATTCTCCAGGAATTGCGGATCGCCGGTTTTGCCGTGAGCGAGCGCGGCCTGCGGGACGGCCTGCTCCTGGATTATCTGGCGCGGCACCACAACCAGGTCCCGTTGCGGCTGCAAAGCGTCTTGAAACTCGGCCGGTCCTGCGGCTTCGACGAGCCTCACGCCGCCAAGGTGGCCGCCCTGGCGCTGCAGCTCTTCGACGAAGCGGCCCGGCTCGGACTCCATGGCTATGACGCGGCCGAACGCGAACTGCTGGAGTACGCCGCCCTGCTCCATGATATCGGAGCTTTCGTCTCCTATACCAACCACCAGGCCCACAGCTATTACCTGGTCAGCAACGCCGATCTGCTGGGTTTCAACCAGGAGGAGATCGCCATCGTCGCCGCGACCGCCTTCTATCACCGCAAAGCCATACCCCGCAAGAAGCATCCCCAATTTGCGGGACTGCCCAAGGCCGCCCAGAAAAAAGTGACCGTCCTCAGCGTATTGTTGCGGATTGCCGAAAGCCTCGACCGCAGCCACGGCGGGATCATCCGCCGGGTCGGGCTGGCCAAGGGGACGGCGGACAAAGTCATCCTGCAATTGGAAGCGGAGCAGGATTGCCATTTGGAACTCTGGGGCCTCCAGAACCATGCGGCGGCTTTCGCGGAAGCCTTCGGGCGACCGCTCCAGATCCGGGTGGGCGGCAATTCCCGGCCGTAG
- the ppk1 gene encoding polyphosphate kinase 1 — protein MRFPKLYSLQPTTTPHSDTPDSGLLINRELSWVRFNLRVLEEALDPAKPLLERVKFLAIFANNLDEFFMIRISGLHQQIRSQTVSHSPDGLSPLEQLNQVNQELSLCLNRFAECWHRDLLPQLWEKGIRINCYDRLQPEQRRALRRYFQQEIFPVLTPLAFDPGHPFPHISNLSLNLAFVVTDPASGAEKFARLKVPDLLPRFLPLPDADCDAAAPGETADFIWLEEVIAANADLLFPGMQIEAAYPFRVTRDADLTIEEDEASDLLETIQESVEMRQFGSVVRLEITRAMPERIRSLLLENLDLAPYQLYTVDCPLGMAALMELAKLDRPDLKDAPFTPRLPEFLSRGESIFGALQRRDILLYHPYDSFNPVVEFIREAARDPQVLAIKQTLYRVGANSPIVDALLEARENGKQVAVLVELKARFDEENNILWAQALEQAGVHVVYGLMGLKTHAKMCLVVRKEPGGLVRYVHLGTGNYNPVTARLYTDLSYFSRDPALGSDVSDLFNAITGYSHKSDYQKLIAAPAALRRQILARIEREIENHRQNGGGYLAFKMNSLVDPECIRALYRASQAGVRVELQVRSICCLRPGVPGVSENIRVTSIVGRLLEHARIYYFRNGGADEVLLGSADLMPRNLDRRVEVLFPVTDAALREMLIHGILQLHLRDNCQSRLLLPTGQYQRIAPGPDEVPLNSQQWLMENDWFTAEPAGPRWAAAAQEAAAAGEPGASQ, from the coding sequence ATGCGATTTCCCAAACTTTATTCCCTACAACCGACGACGACACCCCATTCCGATACTCCCGATTCCGGTCTCCTGATCAACCGCGAACTCAGCTGGGTCCGTTTTAACCTCCGGGTCCTGGAGGAAGCCCTGGATCCGGCCAAGCCGCTCCTGGAACGGGTCAAGTTCCTGGCGATCTTTGCCAACAATCTCGACGAGTTCTTCATGATCCGCATCTCCGGGCTTCATCAACAGATCCGTTCCCAGACCGTCAGCCACTCGCCGGACGGGCTGAGCCCGCTGGAACAGCTGAATCAGGTCAACCAGGAACTGTCCCTGTGCCTGAACCGCTTCGCCGAGTGCTGGCACCGCGATCTGCTGCCGCAATTATGGGAGAAGGGAATCCGGATCAACTGTTACGACCGGCTCCAGCCGGAGCAGCGGCGGGCGCTCCGCCGCTATTTCCAGCAGGAGATCTTCCCGGTATTGACCCCGCTGGCGTTCGATCCGGGGCACCCTTTCCCGCATATCTCGAACCTCAGCTTGAATCTGGCCTTCGTGGTCACCGACCCGGCCAGCGGGGCCGAAAAGTTTGCCCGGCTGAAGGTGCCGGATCTCCTGCCGCGCTTCCTGCCCCTGCCGGATGCGGATTGCGACGCGGCTGCGCCGGGGGAAACGGCCGATTTCATCTGGCTGGAAGAGGTGATCGCCGCCAACGCCGACCTGCTCTTCCCGGGGATGCAGATCGAGGCGGCCTATCCGTTCCGGGTGACCCGCGACGCCGATCTGACCATCGAGGAAGACGAGGCCTCCGATCTCTTGGAGACCATTCAGGAGAGCGTCGAAATGCGCCAATTCGGCTCCGTGGTCCGGCTGGAGATCACCCGGGCCATGCCGGAACGCATCCGCAGCCTGTTGCTGGAGAATCTGGATCTGGCCCCTTATCAGCTCTATACCGTGGACTGCCCGCTGGGAATGGCCGCGCTGATGGAACTGGCCAAGCTCGACCGGCCCGATCTGAAGGATGCGCCGTTCACGCCGCGCCTGCCGGAGTTTCTGAGCCGCGGCGAGAGCATCTTCGGCGCGCTCCAGCGGCGGGATATCCTGCTGTATCATCCCTATGACAGTTTTAACCCGGTGGTCGAATTCATCCGCGAAGCGGCGCGCGACCCCCAGGTGCTGGCCATCAAACAGACGCTGTACCGGGTCGGAGCCAACTCGCCCATCGTCGACGCCTTGCTGGAAGCCAGGGAGAACGGCAAGCAAGTGGCGGTCCTGGTGGAACTGAAGGCCAGGTTTGACGAGGAGAACAATATCCTCTGGGCCCAGGCGTTGGAACAGGCCGGGGTCCATGTGGTCTACGGCCTGATGGGCCTGAAAACCCACGCCAAAATGTGCCTGGTGGTCCGGAAGGAGCCCGGCGGCCTGGTCCGCTATGTCCATCTGGGCACGGGCAACTACAATCCCGTCACCGCCCGGCTCTATACCGACCTGAGCTATTTCAGCCGCGATCCGGCGCTGGGATCGGATGTTTCCGATCTCTTCAACGCCATTACCGGCTATTCGCACAAGAGCGACTACCAGAAGCTGATTGCCGCCCCGGCGGCGCTGCGCCGCCAGATTCTGGCCCGGATCGAGCGGGAGATCGAAAACCACCGTCAAAACGGCGGCGGCTATCTGGCCTTCAAGATGAACTCCTTGGTCGACCCGGAATGCATCCGGGCGCTCTACCGGGCTTCCCAGGCCGGGGTGCGCGTCGAGTTGCAGGTCCGGAGCATCTGCTGCCTGCGTCCGGGCGTCCCCGGCGTCAGCGAGAATATCCGGGTCACTTCCATCGTCGGCCGGCTGTTGGAGCACGCCCGCATTTACTACTTTCGCAACGGCGGCGCTGACGAAGTCCTGCTCGGCAGCGCCGATCTGATGCCGCGCAACCTGGACCGGCGCGTCGAAGTCCTCTTCCCCGTGACCGACGCGGCCTTGCGCGAAATGCTGATCCACGGCATCCTGCAGTTGCATCTCCGGGACAACTGCCAGAGCCGGCTGTTATTGCCGACCGGTCAATATCAGCGGATCGCGCCCGGACCGGATGAGGTCCCGCTAAACTCCCAGCAATGGCTGATGGAGAATGACTGGTTCACGGCCGAACCGGCCGGCCCCCGCTGGGCTGCCGCAGCCCAGGAAGCAGCCGCCGCCGGCGAGCCCGGCGCTTCCCAATGA